Below is a genomic region from Bacillus marinisedimentorum.
ATTTATGAATCACTCAAACGGTCCCGTGAACAGCATCTGATGGACAGGGCAATGGGAAATATCAGGTCTGCCGTATTTTTGACAAGTATCGTCACGGTACTGGCCGGAGCTTATCTGGCAAAGGATTTGACGGATCAGCAATTTCACATGTTGATTGTCCTTGGAATGGTTTTTCATGCCGTGGAGTTTTTTCTGCTGTTTTTTGTAAGACAGCCGCCCGGAGAACAATCATTCCGTGGTAATCCGTTTGCTCATATTACAACCGGTATTCAGGTAATCTGGAGCACGCCGCCGCTTTTCTGGCTGTTCTTGAATGTCAGTATTGTCTTTATCACAGCCGGCGCTGTTTTTGAGAACTTTGATCAGCCGTTTTTGACGAAGGCCGGCCTCCCGGTTGAATGGATCGGCGCATTTTATGCTCTATCCGCACTGCTGGGTTTTGCTGTTTCCCGGTCAATTGGTTTGATCACATCCAGGGTGCCGCATGTCGTGATCATGTATGTGACTGGCATAGGTGCGGCAGCAGGATTACTTTTAGCCGGATTGCTCGGCTGCAGCCTTCTCACTGCAGGTGCCATCTTTTTTGGGCTCAGGCTGATAAGGGCCGTTCGCGATCCGGTTTATTCACAGCTCACGAATGATTGGATACCTTCAGGCAGCAGGGCGACAACACTTTCGCTGTTATCGATCATCGATTCTGTCCTTGATCTGGTCATTTTCGGCATGTTATCAGGTCTGGCGGACAGCGGGCTTTCCATTGTGTTTCTTGCAGCCGCAGCCATTGCTTTAATCGGTGCACTCATACCCGTCAAGAAAGCACCTGCCGGGAAAGAAGCAAATGGAGAGCTGAAACCGGATACACGGAATGGTGCATTTTAATTGGAAGTTTTGTGAGAGAAGGGAGTGCCCGGCAATTGCCGGGCATTTCTGCTGTTTTTGGCGGCATAGGTACAATGCAGGCGGAATTTTCATACTATGGTTATGAATGCACAGAGGAGGCGATATTATGAGAGAAGGCCAAATTCATAACCGGGTCGATGATTTGGAGACGGCGGAGTATGAACCAGATGAATCCCGAGGGGGTCCGTGGGCATTCCCGGTGAAATCTGAATTAGAAAGGGGAACGCTGAAAGTATACGGTTCGGGAAGTGTTTTTGTTGTCCCTGACATGGCCGTAATTTCATTCGGAATCATGACGGAATCAGAAAATGTAACAGAAGCCCAGCAGGCAAATGCCGAAAAAGCGAACCGGCTGGTGGCGGCACTCAGACAAATGGGCATTGCAAAAAATGATATCAAAACGGCAGGATATACAATCGTGCCCCGCTATGACTTTGTCGAAGGGAAACAAGTTTTCCGTGCGTATGAAGTAAGGCACCGGTTCGAAGTGCAGGTAAGGGATGTGTCTATGGCCGGAAGGGTCATTGATCTGGCTGCTGCATCAGGGGCAAACATTGACTATGATGTTGAATTCAGGCTGTCGAATGAAGAAAAATATTATCGGAAAGCGCTGCAGCGAGCTGCTATCGATGCGGGAAAAAAGGCGGAGGCCGTCTCCATGAGTGCAGGCCTGCGGCTTATTCGCATACCGGAATCCATCACTGAATTGCCGGCATCAAGACCAGAGCCAAAGTATGTTCAGGCCTTTGCTGCCCAGATGGAAAGTGCCACCCCTGTTGAACCGGGACGGCAGGAGATTGAAGCCAGGGTGGAATCCGTTTATCGATACTGTTGATGTGATTGCCTGGCAATTGCCAGGCAACTCCCAGGCAACAGAAACCAAACGTCTTACCTCTGACCCTGTTTATGTTAGAATGGACGGGGTATACATACAAGTAGGTTTAATTTAGACAGGGAGGTTACATATTTATGGGTTCTTTAGATGGACAAGTGGTAGTGATCACAGGGGCGAGCAGCGGAATTGGAGAGGCGACAGCCGAAAAGCTGGCAGGTGAAGGTGCGAAGGTCATGCTGGCGGCCCGCCGTGAAGAGCGCTTAAAGGAAATCGCTGATCAGATCCGGACAAAGGGCGGCGGTGAGATTGATTTTAAGACGACAGATGTGACGTCAAGACAGGATGTTGAAGAATTGATTGCCTATACAAAAGAAACGTTCGGCCCTGTCGATGTTTTGTTTAATAATGCCGGTTTGATGCCGCTCTCGTTAATGGATAAAGTCAAAGTGGAAGAATGGGAGCGTATGGTCGATGTCAATATCAAAGGTGTCCTATATGGGATTGCGGCTGTTCTTCCTGACATGAAGGAGCGCAACACCGGCCATATCATTACGACGTCATCTGTAGCGGGCCATGAAATCTTCCCGGGCAGCGCTGTATACAGCGGTACGAAATTTGCTGTCAGAGTCGTAATGGAAGGGCTGAATAAAGAACTTGCCCGCACAAACATCAAGTCAACGAGCATTTCGCCTGGAGCGGTTGCAACAGAATTGACCCAGACGATTACGGATGAAGATATTTTGAGCGGGTTTGCCAAGCAGCAGATGACACCTCTTCAGAGTGAAGATATAGCGAATGCTGTTTACTACGCCATAAGCCAGCCTGAAGGTGTCGAAGTGAATGAAGTCATTGTCCGGCCGACGTCTCAAGGCTAATTGGATACCATTCAACCAGGGACATGAAAGAAGGGGCCGCCGATCGGTCCC
It encodes:
- a CDS encoding MFS transporter, whose protein sequence is MKKNTLAHHNIRMLFWINLFGTASFIEPVLTLFYLERGLTEQHILWIMMFWSGSVLIGELPTGIYADRFGAKISFMTGSAVRFISIVLLFYAAEPWQFFLYSSLNGISVTFFSGAEEALIYESLKRSREQHLMDRAMGNIRSAVFLTSIVTVLAGAYLAKDLTDQQFHMLIVLGMVFHAVEFFLLFFVRQPPGEQSFRGNPFAHITTGIQVIWSTPPLFWLFLNVSIVFITAGAVFENFDQPFLTKAGLPVEWIGAFYALSALLGFAVSRSIGLITSRVPHVVIMYVTGIGAAAGLLLAGLLGCSLLTAGAIFFGLRLIRAVRDPVYSQLTNDWIPSGSRATTLSLLSIIDSVLDLVIFGMLSGLADSGLSIVFLAAAAIALIGALIPVKKAPAGKEANGELKPDTRNGAF
- a CDS encoding SDR family oxidoreductase gives rise to the protein MGSLDGQVVVITGASSGIGEATAEKLAGEGAKVMLAARREERLKEIADQIRTKGGGEIDFKTTDVTSRQDVEELIAYTKETFGPVDVLFNNAGLMPLSLMDKVKVEEWERMVDVNIKGVLYGIAAVLPDMKERNTGHIITTSSVAGHEIFPGSAVYSGTKFAVRVVMEGLNKELARTNIKSTSISPGAVATELTQTITDEDILSGFAKQQMTPLQSEDIANAVYYAISQPEGVEVNEVIVRPTSQG
- a CDS encoding SIMPL domain-containing protein, with product MREGQIHNRVDDLETAEYEPDESRGGPWAFPVKSELERGTLKVYGSGSVFVVPDMAVISFGIMTESENVTEAQQANAEKANRLVAALRQMGIAKNDIKTAGYTIVPRYDFVEGKQVFRAYEVRHRFEVQVRDVSMAGRVIDLAAASGANIDYDVEFRLSNEEKYYRKALQRAAIDAGKKAEAVSMSAGLRLIRIPESITELPASRPEPKYVQAFAAQMESATPVEPGRQEIEARVESVYRYC